Within the Medicago truncatula cultivar Jemalong A17 chromosome 4, MtrunA17r5.0-ANR, whole genome shotgun sequence genome, the region CTCAAATGAAGGATTATAAACTAACCATCGAAGTATGCGTGCCATTGGTACTAAACTCTTAGGAGAATCCATCAATGCATCGTCCTTGATACATCACAACATGCTCTTTGGTGGTGTCATGAACCACATGATCTGGGTAATGCAACCACCTTTCGTCCATAGCACCAGAATATGTGATCACTCTAGTGACCTCATAAGGAGCTAGGACTTGCGTAACACCCTCTCTGGTAAGTGTGCATGCATTAGTGCACTCTATCTTATCCATCTTGAATACAGAGAGACGTCTTAAAATGAACAATACGCTCTATGAGCTGAATAAGGCATCCACTAGGCATGACATCCTTTGATGTCTAATCTAGAGTAATGCAAAAAGAAACTGATCTAAGGTGGATTGGAGATAATAGCTAGAGTTTGCGATGTATGACGGGGGATGGAAGTGGTGTTCCTCGGAGGGGGTGATGTCTTGCAAACATTCTAATGCTCATAGTAGAGTGGTAAACTTATCATAATACAATGTGTATCTTTCTTCAAGAGTAGTTCTCTCTTTATAAGTGAAGTCTTGGGTGAATTGAGATAAATcgcgttgatgttgttgagagaTTATCAACGTAATTAACGGATCGTCCGTTGATGTTGATCATGCAACGATCGATTACCAGAAGGATATGCTTAAGTGAGCTGGCTATGTGACGTTCTAGCATGTGCCTTCAAGTAAGGTCGACTGAGGGTTAGGTCTGGGCCCAATTCAAAGCAATTGTCTCCTAAGTTGTTAGCTCGTGATGACAAGATGATTTGAAAATCAATGTGTCTTTTTCAATGTGTTGATGGCCGAGTTAATTTTCGTTTGTCTCCGAGCTTGTCCCCATTGGTTAAGTTGAACTTGATGAAGTATTGAGAATCGAAGTGCTATCCCAAGTTCCTTTTGCTTTTATTCGATATCTTTGTAATAATCGAACTTTGATGACATGTCTTCCATTAAAATCTTTAATAGGaagttttgaattttaaaattgaagagACGTTCTCGAAAGCACACAAATCCTTGATTATCTCATGGCATTTGAGTACCCTACCCTAGGTTGCATCATATGAGGTAGCTGTGACATATAACAAAGTATCTCATGAGTTCTTTGATCAGTTTTTCATCAATAAATAGGGGGAAATCTTTCTTATCTCAATGGCTTTGATCTCCCTAATTTAAAAATCGATTTGTTGTCcccaatttcattatttttttcttcgggattttggttcctctttttgtttttgagtcATTATTCATAATGTGACTTATTTATTTGACGTGGTAATGCTTATTAGACTATACTAAAATATTCTTGTGTTACAAAAGATATGGTCAATAAACACACCCCTGTCATAAATAGATACAACTTCATTGAAAAATAAGATGAAGGGTTTTTCTATTCATAccctatatatttctggttataccaagtttttaaaaaaagtttttgataatatcaaaattgtctttttatataaatttttttaaaatcttgatttcattcattgtcattataaaattttactCTCTTGcacccaccaacgatcaaacaatcctgatgttcaattattctctatggaagattaaagagtgaatcaaaatatctttcattcatactcgattgcatataaataagtgaattttttcttcattttcaataacgctggtttcaattttcttcttcttgttcaactgcactgtacgacagtttcagttttacattgttgaggttaacataatctacttaaacttagtttacataacctacttaaactgagtttaagtatgtacacttaaactcagtttacatgacttacttaaactaaatttacatgtacatacttaaactgatattacATATAATCAtcgaacaaggttgaacttttagatgtacacttaaacacagtttacatgacctacttaaactgagtttaagtatgtatacttaaactcagtttacatgagctacttaaactaagtttacatgatctacttaaaccgAGTTTacgtatgtacacttaaacttagtttacatgacctacttaaaataagtttacatgtacatacttaaactgagattaagtagaatcattgaacaagattaaacttttaaatgtacacttaaactcggtttacatgacctactgaaactaagtttacatgacctacttaaaagagggattttagggtgtaaccaagaaaaaaggaagatgctttttaaaaattaaattttatgaaagggtaattttgtcattttagagTGCAACCAAGATTAAACAGGGTGTAATTATGAAATACCAAAATTTGGAGAGAGAGGTTTTGAAAatggagaataaaaaaaatattaaaaaatagaggacaagaaatgcatttaaaaaaagaaaaaaatattactttattatgtaatttttttcacactattacattattttttttttcagatagTCTAGTGGCGGCTAGATTCacaaagtgaataagtggggaatCCGCCGAAATTCGAACCCTAACCCTGCACATAATATATGGGGTAGCTAAGCGGTACATTCTAATAACATGGGGAGAGAGATTGTATAAGAAAAAGTGGGAGTGTTATTAGCAATCCCTTATAACACGTGTCCATCACCGATAGGAGAGTATTGTATGTCGGTCGTCGTCAACTTACCAAACTGGAATGAATCAAtgaatattcaaataaatataaatctcAATAACATTGCGTTTAGATTCATTCAACTTTCTGGTATTCTGTTGTTGTATTTGTAATTTGTATACATTCATATATCATTCattctttcattcattcattcattcatcgcCATTGTCATTGACTTAGCTTTCTCAAACAAGATCCATTCCATATACTTGAATGGTACGTACgaatcaatcaaatcaaatcaattcaatttatttatttattcattatgcCATCTTCGATTCGATTTGAGATAAACTAAATGAAATgaatagattattattattattatagatgACAGGGGAAGAAGTTGAAGGCTCAAGCAGCAGCTATACAGTAGATGAAGCTCTTATAACATTAGGTTTTGGAAAATTTCAAATACTCGTTCTTATTTACGCCGGCATTGGTTGGATTTCAGAAGCAATGGAAATGATGTTACTCTCATTTGTAGGTCCTGCAGTTCAATCTGCATGGAACCTTTCCTCTCATCAAGAAAGTTTCATAACAAGCGTTGTTTTTGCCGGAATGTTAATTGGTGCTTACTCATGGGGCATTGTTTCTGATCAACATGGAAGGAGAAAAGGATTTCTTATTACTGCTACTGTTACTGCTACTGCCGGTTTTTTTAGTTCTTTGTCCCCTAATTATGTCTCCTTGCTTGTTTTTCGTTCCCTTGTTGGTCTTGGTTTGGGAGGCGGTCCTGTGTTGTCCTCGTGGTTTCTTGAATTTGTTCCGGCTCCTAATAGAGGTACCTGGATGGTTGTGTTTTCCGGTTTTTGGACTGTTGGCACAATTTTTGAAGCATCACTTGCTTgggtaaattaattatttttgtctgTTTCTTCATTCATTTGCGTTGAAAGATTAAAATCTATGTTAAtgtttctttactttttttataatagaaattagggttaggtGGTTTTGGGTATGTAGAGAAGAATTGTAGATTCTGTAGCAAAGAGAGCAGTTCTGATGGAGAATAGTCAAATCACTATTTACAGAGGAAGACCAAGAAAAAGCATAAGAAAAGAtagaaatatggtttatgatagaacattatagCATAACTTGATTCATGTAGCTGACTCCACTTAGTGCGATAAAACTTGATTGTTCTTGTTTCTTTCCTAGCTTTGCACGCAGTTCATGATCTGTTTTCCTAGCTTTCCGCGCACGATAGACATACATATTGATTGTAAACCAGTACTTAAGAGTGTATACACTAGGAAAGAAAAGAGGATAACTAACACCTCCGCAAATGTAACAAAATGAGACATAAGAGGAGTTAGTTATTATTTAGATGAGGTTAATATAGTGAGTAGTCGGAGATAGGTAGAAACAGAAAAAGTATGTAAGGAAAGAATACGAATCAAGGGAAGGTCAATGTGTTTTACTTAACAAAGGGGTGTATGTGCCATTTTAGAACACCAAAGGAAGGTGAGTGCAATATATCGCCTTGATATTAAGGCTTTGTCTGGGTGTTTGGAAAGGAAGGGGAAAGGGGAGTAGATCCCCACCTTGGGTGgaggtttttcttttttcattggaCCAAAACCCTTCAATATGTATGGAAACACGTTGAAGGAGGATTTTGTGGGTTTTGAATAAATCTATAAATCACTTTCATCTCTGTATAATACTctcaaatcaaagaaaatattagCGATATGCATGCTCTCATCCTCTCCAAAAATACTCTTCAAAGTAAGGTGAAAGATGCCCCCCTCCTTTCCCTCCTAACACTCAAACAAAGCCTAGATGATTCAGATCTCAGCCAGTTTGCAGTTAAACTCGTAGTTATAAcgttaactttttttgttttttgcgaGAGCTATGTATATTTCCAATTTGCTTAAgcctttatttcaaattttgaacTTACCTAGGATTCAAGGTCTAAGTGGAGGAGAATCAGGAGATATCCCAGATCTCCTTGATTTAATTTAGTTCTAATATCagatgttatttattatttccttCCTATCATTCCTTCATGCAAGAAAGAATTTTATTGTGATCCCTCAATTTAAATAGTTGTAAACGgctaaataaattacaaaaagcATTTTGCCACTTCCTTCCTATGTGTAGCCAACAAGTAACTGCCAAAAGACTTCAGTAATGTATAACATGACAGAAAttgtaaattttctttttattacgAAAATACAATCGCTAAAGAACCACTTACTTTCATCATTTAGCCTAGGAAACTGTTATGGCTTTACTTGTCTTAAGGAACATATCTAAACTTTTACTAATCTTGCTAATGTTCTGTCAATGCAATGTACCGTTTCTATCTCTGTTGAATACCTGACAAATCATAGAGATGATGGGTTCACCCAATGCAATGTTCCTTGCAGATTGTGATGCCAAGACTGGGTTGGAGATGGCTTCTTGCACTATCTTCCCTTCCCACATCTTTCCTTCTTCTGTTTTACAAAATGACACCAGAGTCACCAAGATACCTATGCTTGAAAGGTAGAACAACTGAAGCAATTGACGTTTTGGAGACAATATCAAGACTAAATGGCAAAAAGCTTCCTTCCGGTGTCCTTGTTTCTGACAATCAAATTGAGCTACAAAAAATTGACAACCCTTCAGAAGACACGGTTTTACTCTCCCCAAGAAAAAGTGAAGTTGAATCTCCTAAAGGAATGATTTCTAATTTAGGTGGTATCTCATCACTTCGAGTGCTCCTTTCACCCAAATTATCAAGGTCAACCCTTCTATTATGGGCAGTGTTTTTCGGTAATGCTTTTTCATATTATGGCCTTGTTTTGCTGACCTCCGAGTTGAAAAGAAATAGTAAATGTATCCCAGATAAATTGCAGACAGAGAAGTCCCAGGATGTAAGTTACAAAGGTGTTTTTATTGCTAGTTTTGCAGGTATGTTTACTACTGATTTCAGAATTATTTTACTATACAATTCCCGGGAAATGTATGATTGATGCCAAATTTTGTGCACAGAGCTACCTGGGCTTCTCTTGTCAGCCGTAGCAGTGGATAAACTCGGTCGTAAGCTATCAATGTCGATCATGTTCTTCATGTGTTGTATTTTCCTTCTCCCATTAACATTCTATCTGCCTGAAGACCTAACAACGGGCCTTTTATTTGGAGCTCGCATATGCATCACAGTAACCTTCACAATCGTGTATATTTATGCCCCAGAGGTAATGTCTTTatgcaatatattttaattttgaatgatcTGGTTGAAGCAGAGTTTTTGAGAGAAATCTTGTGCATTCTTTGGTAGAAAGAAGCTAAACCTATTCTCTACTGTTGTTGAATACTAAGATAAGTACTATTGTAGAGCAATTGGTAAAAAGTCCAATCCAATAAGACTACTAAAATATGAAGCTTCTGCGTCACtaagaataattttattatcttaagGGGTTACTAACACGTGTCTTAAGAGCATGTAATGCAAGGTATCAATTGAAAAGTACAGCATTATTAACTTCAAATGGTGTATTTTTCATGAAACATTCATGTGTTTTATTTCTTAACCAATTCTTTTACGGAATTTGTTAGCATTTGCATTATTTCCTTACAAAGTTAGTTCTCTGTGTTTGTTGGATAGAAGTACTCCTagaaaaaataaagcaaattaTGGATGAACTAGTCCTCTTTAAGAATTGTCAAAACAAATGCAAACCATACCTGGCTTTAAATTACTCCCTACCTCATTGTTTTTGAATTAACTGTTAAAACTATTAAGTTACCGCAAAGAAAAAAGGCCTCACCAGTTATTAGATAGAAACTATTCGTTTATATACTTTCGTCATGTATAAGACATGGTTTCACAGCAAAGTTTTTTGGTCTAATTCTTCTTTATAAATGGTGGAAGTTAACATGTGCAAGATTTATATGAACTGCAGATATATCCCACATCAGTAAGAACCACCGGTGTCGGAGTCGCAAGCTCAGTGGGTAGAATTGGTGGAATGTTATGTCCATTGGTAGCAGTGGGTTTAGTACATGGATGTCATCAAACTGCAGCTGTCCTTCTGTTTATAATTGTAGCTCTTGTTTCAGGAATATGTGTTGTGTTCTTTCCGTTTGAGACCATGGGCCAAGAACTGCAAGATACTGTGTCAAGTATAAAGCAGACAGACGATGTGTAGACATGATGACGTTTTATATACCTCGGATTTTAAATCATGAAAACATGACCAGAACAAATCACTAGTGCACAGTTCTCGAGGAAGAAAAGGAGAGGGAAGAAGTTTGGTCTTTTGACATATTTCTCATTTCATTATTATATGATATGAATATGAACTATCTCCAATTATTCGTTcgcacacatttttttttgtgtttggaaggattttttttagtgaattgtAGAGGGAATCATCGtcgatgaaaataaaattaacatggTTAATTTAAGGAGGGCAAGTAGCCAAATTATCAAAGGTCGAGGCAACCCAAACTTTTTCAATCCGTCACTACAATTTTGAATTTGGATCCTCTTCTTCTATTCTTTTATTCTCTATTTTGTGTTGATTTCCCTCTAAATTTTACCTCTctcgattttattttttctttctcttgatCTTATCTCTcaaatttagagagagaaagacacaaaataGAGAAGGAGAGAGAAGGAAAGAATAAGAGAAGAAATGATAAACATGACAATTGAAGTTGCAAATGTGGTTGattgtgaattttttatttattttttgataaaataatttaattattattattaattaattgggCCAAATAAGTTTTTAACCCCTATtaatatacctttttttttttaactttcattCCTCTAAAAATTTTGTTATCAATTTTAGTCCATTCTTTTTTAACCAAAGTTTATGTTGCATAtttcaaataacttttttttatgacatgTCATTGCGGACCTTATTATCATTAgttgaataatttaattattgaatttttaatctgcattaatttatcagtaacttcaaattataatttaataattaagttaatgataattctccttaaaaaaaaactaatgaaagTTTAAGGTCTTAACAATCACATATTGTTAAAAAAGCGTCACTATAATTAAGTTAATGAtaattctccataaaaaaaaaaaaagctaatgaaaattttgtgttaAAAAAGTAAGAGCTAAAACCGATAACAAAAAAGCGTCACTTAACAATCACATATTGTTAAAAAAGTGTCACTTAAAACATGCTAcattaattttgtattaaaaagtaAGCTAAAACtgataataaaaatttagagaGACCATAGTTTGAAGATTGtttttgtagagactaaaatgaaaagttgatatatttacaaagatttaaattttttttaacccCGACGAAGATgaatgaagaaaaggaagacCAAGGACCTATACAAAAACTAGTGGGGGGGCGGGgacaatgttttcttttttaacaaagataaaCTAAAGTTCAAACTGAGAAAACTTAGACCATGTCCAATGGTAGTGTTGACTGCTTGTTTCAACATGTGGTTTTGCTCCAATGAGGTGTTGAAGATTGTTGAATGACGATGTGGAGGAAAGAGATGTTGAAaccattcaacatgttgaacctGCAAGCAGAGGCACTCGTGGCAAATTCTGGATGGCTGAAAATGGCGCGGAAAGGAGAGAGAATAGGGGAGAGGATAAAGCTGGGCAGGTGTTATTTTCTGATTGGCTGGCtgaatttttatcatcttaattaTTTGAACTCACTTATCtcatttcaaattaattttttttaccaaaattcatgattttttttttgtctataaatagagacttggttcatttgatttggacactaaaaaaaaacgaaattttCCACTATCATaatattatctttctattaacttttcttttgaagttttaatcttctttttagtgaaattaaattaaattatttaaataaaattttgtttttacaaaaatctaaaagataaattgttaagtgtttattattttaatttaattataatcgataattgtaattttatgtaatcatagaaacaaaaatataaaactaaataagaataagaaataaaaagtggttgagtagagtgttgaatgaaaaaccattgAAGATGATAAAAGTTAATGAAAGTTgaataagagaaagaaaatgatgcggagtgttggaaattgaaaaagtgAGTGTTCAatggtgttgaatgaaaaaaccattgtaCATGGTCTTAGAaacaattccttaggtgctgTTAGAACTCTTCTCCAATAAAATAAGGACAAGTGGATTACTTAATCCACGTAAGACTATTATCAACTAATGTCCTGTTAACTCTCTTTTCTTCCGTTAACTATCACCAAAACCACCGCTTTCTGCAACCGCCATGCCGCCAACAACCCAACACTACATACATATAGTTAGTGGTGCTTTGAAAATGCAATTCAATCTTACACCATATTTATTCTTCTTCCTTTGTTTTAAGAGACATCATAATTCTTCTAATCGATAAAACTTTTTCTAAgatcaaattaatcaaatacaTTCATATATGTGAAAGTTCAAGTCAATTTGGCTTTTGCAAAACAAAATACCCAAAATAATGATTTGCAGAGGAGACCACCATTAGAACCGCATGAAACATTGAATTGACCAAGAGTGAATCCAGACACAACAATTGCTATAGGTGGTGATTCTAGCACCAACGTTGGTCATTATAATTCTAGAAGCGTGGACAAGATGATGTCGAAGGCGGTATGTTCCGATGTTGATGCGTTAACGGAGGCAAAAAGACGGAACAGAGCAAACAAAAGTAGATTAGTTGATAATGAGTCTTACGTGGATTAAGTAATCCACTTGTCCTTATTTTATTGGAAAACAGTTCCAACAGCACCTAGGGAACTGTTTCTAAGttttctcctcttttttttttttaccaattgaTTAATCTAAGTggtaagtgattatttgatcCTTGGTTTTGTTTATGAACTCTTTAAATTTATGGTTCTCCATTTGtgcttttgtatgatttttttttttatcaagtagtttagtggctgaaatttcttttttcaaggtgaataaatggggtgttcggagttcgaactccggcccttgcatataacaatgcatgtccctgccaactgagttatgctcacagcactaaattttaaatttgataattgaaaatcaatatacaaaataaagaaagaaaaataaaaacaaaaataagtgaAAACAAGATAGAAAACAAAACTATTTAtctaaaataagttgttttttggtataaaataaaaataaaaacataaacaaaccgTTTACGCatcatgaaattgtttgtttttatttttctataaagaATTTGTGTATGTCAAATCGTTGAACCTCTAATTTTCTATAAAGAATCGATGTGAATGAATGGGATGCGAGTGAGTGCTTAGAAGAAGATCTTTGAAACCATTCAGATtcaattacaattacaattacAGTTTCAGTTTCATGGCGGCAACCCAACCACCACCACAGCCTCCTCTTGATCGTCCCACAACAGGTACGTAATTCAACTTCTTTTGAATCTTGATctgattcaattcaattcaattcaattcaataattTCTTATTAGATTGCACTTGTTTTTTAGATTTACTTGATTTCTGTTAATCTTGGATCTGATTAAGACAATAATTGGCGGTGTTGATCTGATATAAGTTAGAACTATACGTGTAATTTCTGTTTATGTAGTTTTTAATCTGTCTTCAAATTAACTTTGTTGGTCAATCaataatttgtatttgtatttttaaaaccaTACGAGTCACTGTGATGCAGGAGATATATCAACTCAACCAGATAACATGAAGGATCAGATTGTGGTAAGTTAATCCCTAACTaacttttttagatttttttactGATAGGGTTCACCTTACAAGAATTTGAATTATGAATAGATTTGATAACACACTTTTGGTCTATGTTTTTTAGTCGaatcatgtgtatttttaaTGGATTGTTTTAGAGATGTTTAAGGTATTTTAACAATTTCTcacaaaaatttagaatttttgaataaaatatgaattttaagcgttacaatttacaaaaattgaaaattcatatttaatttttctcttaCTAAAAGATTTATATAGTGTACTAAGCATGACTGCaaaaatgaattcaaaatttcaatttcaagaaTACACATCAGTAGTTTAGTTAAAAGCAAGGACCAAAAGTCATGACGGAAAACATTTGGGAACCATAGCTTGTTGAAAAAGTTTAGAGGGACTACAAAtgaaatttgagattttttaaagggatcaaaaacttatttaatcctTAATCTACTATACAATACAGTACTCTAATTAAATTGTGAAATATAATGAAATTAAT harbors:
- the LOC11423033 gene encoding organic cation/carnitine transporter 7, encoding MMTGEEVEGSSSSYTVDEALITLGFGKFQILVLIYAGIGWISEAMEMMLLSFVGPAVQSAWNLSSHQESFITSVVFAGMLIGAYSWGIVSDQHGRRKGFLITATVTATAGFFSSLSPNYVSLLVFRSLVGLGLGGGPVLSSWFLEFVPAPNRGTWMVVFSGFWTVGTIFEASLAWIVMPRLGWRWLLALSSLPTSFLLLFYKMTPESPRYLCLKGRTTEAIDVLETISRLNGKKLPSGVLVSDNQIELQKIDNPSEDTVLLSPRKSEVESPKGMISNLGGISSLRVLLSPKLSRSTLLLWAVFFGNAFSYYGLVLLTSELKRNSKCIPDKLQTEKSQDVSYKGVFIASFAELPGLLLSAVAVDKLGRKLSMSIMFFMCCIFLLPLTFYLPEDLTTGLLFGARICITVTFTIVYIYAPEIYPTSVRTTGVGVASSVGRIGGMLCPLVAVGLVHGCHQTAAVLLFIIVALVSGICVVFFPFETMGQELQDTVSSIKQTDDV